The following coding sequences lie in one Hippoglossus hippoglossus isolate fHipHip1 chromosome 14, fHipHip1.pri, whole genome shotgun sequence genomic window:
- the dpagt1 gene encoding UDP-N-acetylglucosamine--dolichyl-phosphate N-acetylglucosaminephosphotransferase isoform X2 — translation MPGNTAPVPVQPLVINCFMSFLGCLATLKLIPAFKDHFIKARLFGIDLNKTSKKEVPESQGVISGTVFLIILFCFIPVPFLSCFVGDQCMGFPHDEFVQLIGALLAICCMIFLGFADDVLNLRWRHKLLLPTIASLPLLMVYFTNFGNTVIVVPKPFRALLGLNLDLGILYYVYMGMLAVFCTNAINILAGINGIESGQALFISGSIIVFNLLELNGDYRDDHVFSLYFMIPFFFTTLALFYHNWYPSSVFVGDTFCYFAGMTFAVVGILGHFSKTMLLFFIPQVVNFVYSLPQLFHIIPCPRHRLPRLNRDTGKLGMSYSKFKRKDLSSLGHLILKVKLSFLCYLIYFCCVYICLLFDLIKGKNSFTELKHFPAGL, via the exons ATGCCGGGAAACACGGCACCGGTCCCGGTCCAGCCGCTGGTCATCAACTGCTTCATGTCCTTCCTCGGCTGTTTGGCCACATTGAAACTCATCCCTGCTTTCAAAGACCACTTCATCAAAGCCAGGTTGTTCGGAATAGACCTGAACAAAACATCCAAAAAGGAAGT TCCCGAGTCTCAAGGAGTCATCAGTGGGACAgtcttcctcatcatcctcttctgCTTCATCCCAGTGCCTTTCCTCAGCTGCTTTGTGGGAGATCAGTGCATGGGCTTCCCTCACGATGAG TTTGTGCAGCTGATTGGTGCCCTGCTGGCCATCTGCTGCATGATCTTCCTGGGCTTCGCGGACGACGTGCTGAACCTGCGCTGGAGACACAAGCTCCTGCTCCCCACCATTGCCTCGCTGCCGCTGCTCATGGTCTATTTCACCAACTTTGGCAACACGGTCATCGTGGTGCCCAAGCCCTTCAGAGCCCTGCTCGGCCTGAACTTGGATCTGG GTATTCTCTACTACGTCTACATGGGGATGCTCGCAGTATTCTGCACAAATGCCATCAACATCCTGGCCGGCATCAACGGCATCGAGTCAGGTCAAGCCCTGTTCATCTCCGGCTCCATCATCGTTTTCAACCTGCTGGAGCTCAATG GAGATTACCGCGATGACCACGTTTTCTCCCTCTACTTCATGATACCATTCTTCTTCACCACACTAGCACTTTTTTACCACAACTG GTACCCCTCATCTGTCTTTGTGGGAGACACTTTCTGCTACTTTGCCGGAATGACCTTTGCTGTAGTTGGCATATTGGGACACTTCAGCAAAACAATGCTGCTGTTCTTCATTCCTCAAGTGGTAAACTTTGTCTACTCCTTGCCTCAGCTTTTCCACATCATCCCCTGTCCCAGACACCGGCTCCCCAG ACTGAATCGAGACACAGGCAAGCTGGGGATGAGTTACTCTAAATTCAAAAGAAAGGATCTTTCTAGTTTAGGTCACCTCATATTAAAGGTAAAGCTCTCATTTTTGTGTTATCTTATatacttttgttgtgtttatatatgtttattgtTTGATCTGATCAAAGGTAAAAACAGTTTTACTGAGCTGAAACATTTCCCTGCAGG TCTGTAA
- the dpagt1 gene encoding UDP-N-acetylglucosamine--dolichyl-phosphate N-acetylglucosaminephosphotransferase isoform X1, translating to MPGNTAPVPVQPLVINCFMSFLGCLATLKLIPAFKDHFIKARLFGIDLNKTSKKEVPESQGVISGTVFLIILFCFIPVPFLSCFVGDQCMGFPHDEFVQLIGALLAICCMIFLGFADDVLNLRWRHKLLLPTIASLPLLMVYFTNFGNTVIVVPKPFRALLGLNLDLGILYYVYMGMLAVFCTNAINILAGINGIESGQALFISGSIIVFNLLELNGDYRDDHVFSLYFMIPFFFTTLALFYHNWYPSSVFVGDTFCYFAGMTFAVVGILGHFSKTMLLFFIPQVVNFVYSLPQLFHIIPCPRHRLPRLNRDTGKLGMSYSKFKRKDLSSLGHLILKVAELLKLLEVQRAEEGDDDFIECNNMTLINLVLKLLGPIHERTLTVIMLTIQVIGSVAAFGIRYHLVRLFYDV from the exons ATGCCGGGAAACACGGCACCGGTCCCGGTCCAGCCGCTGGTCATCAACTGCTTCATGTCCTTCCTCGGCTGTTTGGCCACATTGAAACTCATCCCTGCTTTCAAAGACCACTTCATCAAAGCCAGGTTGTTCGGAATAGACCTGAACAAAACATCCAAAAAGGAAGT TCCCGAGTCTCAAGGAGTCATCAGTGGGACAgtcttcctcatcatcctcttctgCTTCATCCCAGTGCCTTTCCTCAGCTGCTTTGTGGGAGATCAGTGCATGGGCTTCCCTCACGATGAG TTTGTGCAGCTGATTGGTGCCCTGCTGGCCATCTGCTGCATGATCTTCCTGGGCTTCGCGGACGACGTGCTGAACCTGCGCTGGAGACACAAGCTCCTGCTCCCCACCATTGCCTCGCTGCCGCTGCTCATGGTCTATTTCACCAACTTTGGCAACACGGTCATCGTGGTGCCCAAGCCCTTCAGAGCCCTGCTCGGCCTGAACTTGGATCTGG GTATTCTCTACTACGTCTACATGGGGATGCTCGCAGTATTCTGCACAAATGCCATCAACATCCTGGCCGGCATCAACGGCATCGAGTCAGGTCAAGCCCTGTTCATCTCCGGCTCCATCATCGTTTTCAACCTGCTGGAGCTCAATG GAGATTACCGCGATGACCACGTTTTCTCCCTCTACTTCATGATACCATTCTTCTTCACCACACTAGCACTTTTTTACCACAACTG GTACCCCTCATCTGTCTTTGTGGGAGACACTTTCTGCTACTTTGCCGGAATGACCTTTGCTGTAGTTGGCATATTGGGACACTTCAGCAAAACAATGCTGCTGTTCTTCATTCCTCAAGTGGTAAACTTTGTCTACTCCTTGCCTCAGCTTTTCCACATCATCCCCTGTCCCAGACACCGGCTCCCCAG ACTGAATCGAGACACAGGCAAGCTGGGGATGAGTTACTCTAAATTCAAAAGAAAGGATCTTTCTAGTTTAGGTCACCTCATATTAAAG GTGGCAGAGTTATTGAAGCTGCTCGAGGTGCAAAGagctgaggagggagatgaTGACTTTATTGAGTGCAACAACATGACTTTAATAAATCTGGTTCTGAAATTGCTCGGCCCCATCCACGAGAGAACTCTCACAGTCATCATGCTCACGATCCAG GTGATAGGCAGCGTCGCGGCTTTTGGGATCCGTTATCATCTGGTGCGTCTCTTCTATGATGTCTAG
- the c2cd2l gene encoding phospholipid transfer protein C2CD2L, giving the protein MELQEFAWLCLVALFLASLLIVLTWLLQYLQSALRLWRARKTAGSDRGAPARQPLCFTLPHHSPGGGVWGFLRKLRPGRDGGAAAEAGVKGLFTSLFSFKSFREHWQRTWVKALNEQACRHGSSIQITFDSTPQLTAASAIDSVTCTDQSTYRMVLHCNCWVDTVTFPVTVTQQSPAAVSMDTYQISIAPMMTKVVVCLEEVEDEGLLISWTLTKQPSFSLSVSPRKLQRQGTEGEVDLSMIKGLIEDTLFNTQPAMVLNLKTCASSPSAPMDLLSVGLNSQSVLVRRLQLRQLRATLSKGQWSTSEELCCVLSLDPPSTERATRFLPVPGNPNTPLDWSEEMTLELSPDTKELRVRLLERNGKREQFLPGHASITLDLRCKVLSGQHTLSISPGLGLAPHTTITAELLYVETEEPRSTHNALPLRSSLTPTKKVDVDRTIMPDGTIITTVTTVQSRLKVERSPGDSPLRSPSKVEVTEKKPTILSDGSTTPNPSKSSRLSNGLDPVADTAIRQLTESASKVARKTPTKRSTLIISGVSKVPLSEDACALSSGYAAAMDAAMHGNHFGAGQHQDPDETTPSDVSERPSVDDVESDTGSAGALETRSLKDHKVGFLQSGTKMLFRRRHREKESCLSQSHEDISNMGNNIAAAATISRKKSGSFSRRIIKRFSFRSSGKSKGKGSATNGGASELDN; this is encoded by the exons atggagctgcaggagtTCGCCTGGCTGTGTCTGGTGGCTCTCTTTCTGGCCTCCTTGCTCATCGTGCTGACATGGCTGCTCCAGTACTTGCAGAGCGCACTGCGGCTCTGGAGAGCGAGGAAGACCGCTGGGTCGGACAGGGGAGCACCGGCCCGGCAGCCGCTCTGCTTCACGCTGCCCCACCACAGCCCGGGCGGGGGTGTGTGGGGCTTCCTAAGGAAGCTCCGCCCGGGCCGGGATGGAGGAGCCGCAGCTGAGGCCGGGGTCAAAGGCTTGTTTACCTCCCTGTTCTCCTTCAAGTCCTTCAGGGAGCACTGGCAGAGGACCTGGGTCAAAGCTCTGAATGAGCAGGCCTGCAGGCATGGG AGTTCCATCCAGATCACTTTTGACAGCACACCACAGCTAACGGCTGCCTCTGCAATAGATAGTGTGACCTGCACAGACCAGTCTACATACAGAATG GTTTTACACTGTAACTGTTGGGTGGACACTGTGACATTTCCCGTGACGGTCACCCAGCAGTCACCTGCTGCCGTTTCCATGGACACGTATCAGATCAGCATCGCACCTATGATGACAAAG GTGGTGGTGtgtctggaggaggtggaggacgaggGTCTGCTGATATCCTGGACTCTCACCAAGCAGCCGTCATTTTCTCTGAGCGTGTCTCCGCGCAAGCTGCAGAGACAA GGGACAGAGGGTGAAGTGGACCTTAGCATGATTAAGGGACTGATAGAGGACACTCTGTTCAACACTCAGCCAGCCATGGTCCTCAACCTCAAGACCTGTGCTTCCAGTCCTTCG GCCCCCATGGACCTCCTGTCAGTGGGATTGAACTCCCAGAGTGTCTTGGTGCGGCGACTGCAGCTCCGGCAGCTCCGAGCGACCTTAAGTAAAG gtcaGTGGTCAACATCAGAGGAGCTATGCTGTGTCCTGAGTTTGGATCCACCCTCCACAGAGAGGGCGACCCGCTTCCTGCCTGTGCCCGGCAACCCCAACACGCCACTGGATTGGAGTGAAGAAATGACTCT GGAGCTGAGCCCAGACACCAAAGAGCTGAGAGTCAGACTTCTGGAGCGGAATGGCAAGAGGGAAC AATTCCTGCCGGGTCACGCCTCCATCACCTTGGATCTCCGCTGCAAAGTTCTCAGTGGACAACACACGCTGTCAATAAGCCCCGGCCTCGGCTTGGCACCACACACTACTATCACCGCAGAA CTGCTGTATGTGGAAACAGAGGAGCCGCGCAGCACCCACAATGCTTTGCCACTTCGTTCCTCGCTCACCCCGACCAAGAAAGTCGACGTGGACCGAACCATCATGCCAGATGGAACCATCATCACCACTGTCACGACCGTTCAGTCCCGACTAAAAGTGGAACGCAGTCCAG GTGATTCCCCTCTGCGATCCCCATCCAAAGTGGAGGTGACTGAGAAGAAACCCACCATCCTGTCTGATGGCAGCACCACCCCCAACCCGAGCA AGAGCAGCCGCCTCTCTAATGGCCTGGATCCTGTTGCAGATACGGCCATTCGCCAGCTGACGGAGTCGGCCTCCAAAGTAGCTAGGAAGACACCGACAAAAAGGAGCACGCTGATCATCTCGGGCGTGTCAAAG GTTCCACTCTCAGAGGACGCCTGTGCATTATCAAGTGGCTACGCTGCAGCCATGGATGCAGCCATGCACGGCAACCACTTTGGGGCGGGGCAACACCAGGACCCAGATGAAACTACACCCTCCGACGTGTCGGAGCGTCCGTCTGTGGACGATGTGGAATCAGATACTGGTTCCGCTGGTGCCTTGGAAACCCGCAGCCTCAAAGACCACAAAG TGGGCTTTCTGCAGAGCGGGACAAAGATGTTGTTCCGCAGGAGACATAGAGAGAAGGAATCCTGCCTCAGCCAATCCCATGAAGACATCTCAAACATGGGCAATAACATTGCTGCTGCCGCAACCATCTCCCGTAAAAAGTCCGGAAGCTTCTCTCGGCGTATCATCAAGCGCTTCTCTTTCCGCTCATCAGGCAAATCAAAAGGCAAAGGCTCTGCCACCAACGGAGGAGCGAGCGAGCTGGACAACTGA
- the LOC117774971 gene encoding histone H2AX has translation MSGRGKTGAKARAKAKTRSSRAGLQFPVGRVHRLLRKGNYAERVGAGAPVYLAAVLEYLTAEILELAGNAARDNKKSRIIPRHLQLAVRNDEELNKLLGGVTIAQGGVLPNIQAVLLPKKTGQSAPSSGKAGKKASSQSQEY, from the coding sequence ATGTCTGGAAGAGGAAAAACCGGAGCCAAGGCCCGCGCTAAGGCCAAGACTCGCAGCTCCCGAGCCGGTCTGCAGTTCCCCGTCGGCCGCGTCCATCGTCTCCTCCGCAAGGGCAACTACGCCGAGAGAGTGGGCGCCGGGGCTCCCGTGTACCTGGCGGCCGTGCTGGAGTACCTCACCGCTGAGATCCTGGAGCTGGCTGGAAACGCCGCCAGAGACAACAAGAAGTCCCGCATCATCCCCCGTCACCTGCAGCTGGCGGTCCGCAACGACGAGGAGCTCAACAAGCTGCTCGGCGGCGTCACCATCGCCCAGGGCGGCGTCCTGCCCAACATCCAGGCCGTCCTGCTGCCCAAGAAGACCGGACAGTCCGCACCCAGCTCCGGCAAGGCGGGAAAGAAGGCCTCCTCTCAGTCCCAGGAGTATTAG